TAAATACCTGTTAATGGTGCCTATATTCGCATTCGGTATGGCTGCATGCGGCAGCCATGAAGGACATTCCCACGGAGAAGAGGGGCATGAACATTCAGAAGAGGGTGCCGACCACAGCCACAAGCATGACCACGGAGACGGTGCTATAGTACTTGAGCCGGAAGAGGCAGAACGTCTCGGAGTGGAGACCGACACTGTGGTTCCCGCTCCTTTCGCAGAGACATTAAAAGTGTCGGGCGAGGTGCTCCCATCATCATCCGACATCGGTACAGTGTCGGCACCGACATCAGGTATAGTACGCATAGCTTCAGGTATAAATCCCGGTTCCCAAGTAAGAGCCGGACAGACCATAGCCTCTGTGACTGCGAAAAATGTGACAGGCGGCGATGCCAATGCAGCAGCACGCGTCGCCATGGAAAACGCTAAACGTGAACTCGACCGTATCACCCCGCTCCTTGCCGACGGCCTGGTGACACGCAAGGACTACAACGATGCCCTCTCTGCCTATGAATCAGCCAAAGCAGCCTACAGCCCTGCTGCGGCAACCGGTGCAGCCACGTCTCCACGCTCAGGTGTGATCACTGCAATAAATGTTAGCGACGGAGAATATGTAGAGACAGGTCAGTCCATAGCCAATGTGGCGAGCAACAGCCGACTCACCCTCCGCGCTCTCGTGCCGTCATCCGAAGCCGCTTTCCTCGGGAAGGTAGCAGGCGCGACCATGACGTTCCACGGCGGAGAGTCAATAGACATAGCCGAACATAATGGCAAACTCCTCAGCTCAGCACCTGCATCGGCAGGGTCGACACCGGGCTACATACCTGTGTTCTTCAATTTCGACGGCACAGCACCTGTGATCCCCGGAAGCGCAACCGAAGTATACCTGAAAGGCGCGCAACGCAACGATGTGATATCCCTGCCCACCGATGCCATAGTAGAACAGATGGGCGAGACATTCGTGTTTATCCGCTCATGCGCCCACAGCTTTGAGAAACGCCCTGTGACATTGGGTAACAGCGACGGAAAGCGCGTGGAGATCATCAAGGGTGTGAAACCCGGAGAGATAGCCGTGGTTAAGGGAGCGACATTCGTACGCCTTGCCGAACAAGCCACCGTAGCCCCCGAAGGACATTCCCACAACCATTAATCCACGGCGACGATGCTTAACAGGATAATAAAATTCTCACTCGACAACAGACTTGCCATCATAGTCCTGTCGGGGCTCATAATGATATACGGTATGATCGTTCTGATGCGTACCGAAGTTGACATTTTCCCTGATCTGAACGCCCCCACCGTGGTAGTTATGACCGAAGCTCCCGGCATGGCTCCAGAAGAGATCGAAACCACTATCACATACCCGATCGAGACCGCTGTAAACGGCGCGTCGGGAGTGAGACGAGTACGCTCATCATCCACCCCGGGATTCTCGGTGGTATGGGTGGAATTCGGCTGGGACACAGATGTGTACCTGGCACGTCAGATAGTAGCAGAGAAGCTCACAGAGCTTGAAGGCAATTTCCCTCCAGGAGCCGGCACTCCGACGCTCGGTCCGCAGTCGTCAATACTCGGAGAGATAATGATCATAGGTCTGACAGCCGACTCCATCACCACCCCCATGGAGCTGCGCACGCTTGC
The sequence above is drawn from the Duncaniella freteri genome and encodes:
- a CDS encoding efflux RND transporter periplasmic adaptor subunit, with protein sequence MRLRPRYSIKYLLMVPIFAFGMAACGSHEGHSHGEEGHEHSEEGADHSHKHDHGDGAIVLEPEEAERLGVETDTVVPAPFAETLKVSGEVLPSSSDIGTVSAPTSGIVRIASGINPGSQVRAGQTIASVTAKNVTGGDANAAARVAMENAKRELDRITPLLADGLVTRKDYNDALSAYESAKAAYSPAAATGAATSPRSGVITAINVSDGEYVETGQSIANVASNSRLTLRALVPSSEAAFLGKVAGATMTFHGGESIDIAEHNGKLLSSAPASAGSTPGYIPVFFNFDGTAPVIPGSATEVYLKGAQRNDVISLPTDAIVEQMGETFVFIRSCAHSFEKRPVTLGNSDGKRVEIIKGVKPGEIAVVKGATFVRLAEQATVAPEGHSHNH